In Syntrophorhabdaceae bacterium, the sequence GGAGAGGATAAGAATGGGGCCTCAATCTCCTGGAAATATATCCCTTCCGCTCTCGAAAGACCGCCTCAGCCCCGTAATCGGATCCCGGAAGGATATTTCTTTGGCCAATAGCTTGAGGGGCAATGAGAAATCATAGGCCTCACGGGCGCGGAGTTCGGGATAAAGGCGATCGTGTATCATAGGGATGCCGAGACCGGCGAGGTGCACCCGCAACTGATGCTTCCTTCCCGTAACCGGCATCAGGCGGTAGCGGGACATTTCCCCCGTGGTCTCTATAACCTCTATACGCGTTTCTGTATTAAAGGCCCCGTCGACCTCCTTCATGCGAAAGAAAGGCTCTCCCGGCACGATGCGGCTCCGGCGGGTTATGGGGAAAGGTCCTGCCCCCGAAGCCGGGGCGAAGGCCTCATACACCTTTCGCACCTCATGGGTGCGGAAAAGGTCGGCGTATCTCCCCCTGGTCTCGGGATTATGGGAAAATATCACCACCCCGGCCGTCTCCCGGTCGATGCGATGGAGAGGGGCGAGATGCTCCAGGCGGAGGCGCTTTCTCAGGCGCACGAGAAGGGTCTCCCGGAGGAATCTGCCTGAAGGCATGACGGGAAGAAAATGGGGCTTGTCCGCCGCAAGGATATGATCGTCGCAGTAAAGGACCCCTTCCTCGAAGGGAATGGGAATCTCCTCTGCCGGCTCGCGGTAATAAAAGATAAAGCTGCCCTCCCGGCAGGGGCTCTCCGGGCGGAGCGGGGACCCTGCTTCGTCCACCACCTCTCCCCCGGCCATTCGGGACTGCCAGGCCGCGGACTCCACGTGGGGAAACCGTTTTTCCAGGTACTCCATTACGGTCCTGGGGAGGGCTCCGGAAAGCTTGAGACGGCTCGGCCCGATACCATCGATTATGGGAAGGGGTATCTTCATGTGAATTCCTCCGATTATACCATGCCCCGCCGGGACGGGATAGTCTCCTCCTCCGAGATCGTCCTTTACTCACTCGTGAAAAGATGGTAAAAACTGGTAGTTATGGAAATTTCGTGCGCCATACTCGCCGGAGGCGAAAGCAGGAGGATGGGAAGGGACAAGGCGACACTCGC encodes:
- a CDS encoding pseudouridine synthase, with the translated sequence MKIPLPIIDGIGPSRLKLSGALPRTVMEYLEKRFPHVESAAWQSRMAGGEVVDEAGSPLRPESPCREGSFIFYYREPAEEIPIPFEEGVLYCDDHILAADKPHFLPVMPSGRFLRETLLVRLRKRLRLEHLAPLHRIDRETAGVVIFSHNPETRGRYADLFRTHEVRKVYEAFAPASGAGPFPITRRSRIVPGEPFFRMKEVDGAFNTETRIEVIETTGEMSRYRLMPVTGRKHQLRVHLAGLGIPMIHDRLYPELRAREAYDFSLPLKLLAKEISFRDPITGLRRSFESGRDIFPGD